The Anopheles coluzzii chromosome 2, AcolN3, whole genome shotgun sequence genome window below encodes:
- the LOC120947860 gene encoding basic proline-rich protein isoform X6 encodes MDVRTVSFVSGGVEQAMELSTLQHQQQQPSKQAGGAGVRAERSISGTESTKPVPTVLGGPNLFAPSAVSSQLQRPQPTVLAASPAPQPSLAPVVPSSVVTAPPARPSQPPTTRFAPEPRAEVKFVPSVPLKTPPVRPLLPQQQQHPHQRDTGPALFPAPISHRPPPIAHQQAPFAMDPSRPNPGMPPGPQMMRPPGNVGPPRTGTPTQPQPPRPGGMYPQPPGVPMPMRPQMPPGAVPGMQPGMQPRPPSAQGMQRPPMMGQPPPIRPPNPMGGPRPQISPQNSNLGGGMPPGMVGPPRPPMPMQGGAPGGPPQGMRPNFYNRPMGDPQTSRPPSGNDNMGGGPPPSSATPSVDDDEDVVIGRLPADNSSALNSPNPARAPPRNFTMPGPGPGIGEREKSNPSRPPSVAGSYGKTNDHELDSSGGRPPLHALKDFINKEPPRPGQSPTQSPSPGSQQSLSPANTDENFSYRPGAKPNSGQQQQQQQQQQQYKLQPPPGGRPNAPNPSSAVSPGGGRAEGDKVTFQIPNGGGGGGGGGGREGSQEWNSRSRPPQQHSMLRTGPKSLAPDHKGDNDSGVDEYTQEKDRPNALASPASPLKSPSKIPGLARRPENISSESRSRSTSKQRANAKTPETPSDQPLIKKVPMNKIQVGGAPSPNLKVVKSKIGSLENASHKPGGGNVKIETKKIDIKAAPRIEAKNDAYIPKGGDKKIISTKLQWNAKPKIGSLDNASHKPGGGDKRIESIKTDFKERAKPKIGSKDNITYKPGGGDVKIVHQKLDIKAESKIGSLDNLKHKPGGGDKKIFDDKEYLKNIEHPITPSPSSQEYLYKFY; translated from the exons ATGGACGTGCGTACGGTAAGCTTCGTGTCGGGTGGAGTTGAGCAGGCGATGGAGTTAAGCACgctgcagcatcagcagcagcagccgtctAAGCAGGCTGGTGGTGCGGGTGTGCGTGCCGAACGC AGTATCTCCGGTACCGAAAGCACAAAGCCAGTACCGACAGTACTCGGTGGACCGAACCTCTTTGCACCTTCCGCCGTTAGCTCACAGCTTCAGCGTCCACAGCCTACGGTGTTAGCGGCATCACCAGCGCCACAACCATCACTCGCTCCTGTCGTACCTTCTTCTGTTGTTACTGCGCCTCCGGCCCGTCCATCTCAACCTCCGACGACTCGCTTTGCTCCAGAACCACGTGCCGAGGTTAAGTTTGTCCCTTCTGTCCCGCTCAAGACACCGCCGGTACGTCCTTTGctgccacagcagcagcaacatccgCATCAACGTGACACTGGTCCGGCCCTGTTTCCGGCCCCAATTTCCCATCGGCCACCACCCATCGCTCACCAACAAGCTCCCTTTGCAATGGATCCATCACGGCCCAATCCTGGCATGCCGCCGGGGCCACAAATGATGCGACCACCCGGTAACGTTGGTCCGCCAAGGACGGGAACACCGACACAACCACAGCCACCGCGCCCGGGCGGTATGTATCCTCAGCCTCCAGGCGTACCGATGCCTATGCGGCCACAAATGCCACCCGGTGCAGTTCCCGGTATGCAGCCTGGAATGCAGCCCCGACCACCGTCCGCACAGGGCATGCAGCGACCACCCATGATGGGCCAGCCACCGCCCATCCGTCCGCCCAACCCAATGGGTGGACCGAGACCTCAAATTTCGCCCCAAAACTCAAACCTTGGCGGTGGCATGCCGCCGGGAATGGTAGGACCGCCTCGTCCCCCCATGCCAATGCAGGGTGGAGCACCTGGTGGTCCTCCGCAGGGCATGCGACCCAACTTCTACAACCGTCCGATGGGTGACCCTCAGACAAGCAGACCGCCCTCAGGTAACGACAACATGGGCGGAGGTCCTCCACCATCATCCGCCACTCCAtcggttgatgatgatgaagatgtgGTCATTGGAAGACTCCCAGCAGACAACTCGTCCGCCCTCAACAGTCCCAATCCGGCGAGAGCTCCGCCGCGCAACTTCACCATGCCCGGACCGGGTCCGGGCATTGGCGAGAGGGAAAAATCCAACCCCTCCAGACCACCGTCCGTGGCTGGCAGCTACGGTAAAACGAACGACCACGAGCTGGACAGTTCCGGTGGGCGACCACCGCTGCACGCGCTGAAGGACTTTATCAACAAAGAACCGCCCCGTCCAGGGCAGTCGCCCACCCAATCACCTTCCCCTGGCAGCCAGCAGTCGCTATCACCGGCAAACACGGACGAAAACTTTAGCTACCGGCCAGGAGCGAAGCCAAACTCTggccagcaacaacaacaacagcagcagcaacagcaatacAAACTGCAACCTCCACCTGGAGGTCGACCGAACGCACCGAACCCATCATCGGCCGTTAGCCCCGGTGGAGGACGTGCCGAGGGTGATAAAGTTACCTTCCAGATTCCaaacggcggtggtggtggtggtggtggcggtggtagAGAGGGATCACAGGAGTGGAACTCGCGATCCAGACCTCCACAGCAGCACAGCATGCTCCGGACTGGACCGAAATCGCTAGCGCCCGATCACA AAGGTGACAACGATAGCGGCGTTGACGAGTACACTCAGGAAAAG GATCGTCCCAATGCGCTAGCATCGCCAGCGTCACCACTGAAGTCGCCGAGCAAGATACCGGGACTAGCCAGAAGGCCGGAAAACATTTCGTCCGAAAGCCGATCGCGGAGCACCTCGAAGCAGCGCGCCAACGCGAAAACACCGGAAACGCCCTCCGACCAGCCGCTAATCAAAA AAGTACCAATGAACAAAATACAGGTCGGTGGGGCACCATCTCCGAATCTGAAGGTCGTGAAGTCAAAGATCGGCTCGCTGGAAAATGCCAGCCACAAGCCGGGCGGTGGCAATGTGAAGATTGAAACGAAGAAGATCGACATCAAGGCGGCCCCACGAATCGAAGCGAAGAATGATGCGTACATACCGAAAGGTGGCGACAAGAAG ATCATCAGCACAAAGCTGCAGTGGAATGCAAAGCCCAAGATCGGGTCGCTGGATAATGCCAGCCACAAACCGGGCGGCGGGGACAAGCGCATCGAGTCGATCAAGACGGACTTTAAGGAGCGGGCAAAACCGAAAATCGGTTCCAAGGATAACATCACGTACAAACCCGGCGGTGGTGACGTGAAG ATCGTACACCAGAAGCTAGACATCAAGGCGGAAAGTAAGATCGGCTCACTGGACAACCTCAAACACAAGCCGGGCGGTGGCGATAAGAAGATCTTCGACGACAAGGAGTATCTGAAGAACATTGAGCATCCGATCACGCCCAGTCCTTCCTCGCAG GAGTATCTGTACAAATTCTATTAG
- the LOC120947860 gene encoding basic proline-rich protein isoform X5 has translation MDVRTVSFVSGGVEQAMELSTLQHQQQQPSKQAGGAGVRAERSISGTESTKPVPTVLGGPNLFAPSAVSSQLQRPQPTVLAASPAPQPSLAPVVPSSVVTAPPARPSQPPTTRFAPEPRAEVKFVPSVPLKTPPVRPLLPQQQQHPHQRDTGPALFPAPISHRPPPIAHQQAPFAMDPSRPNPGMPPGPQMMRPPGNVGPPRTGTPTQPQPPRPGGMYPQPPGVPMPMRPQMPPGAVPGMQPGMQPRPPSAQGMQRPPMMGQPPPIRPPNPMGGPRPQISPQNSNLGGGMPPGMVGPPRPPMPMQGGAPGGPPQGMRPNFYNRPMGDPQTSRPPSGNDNMGGGPPPSSATPSVDDDEDVVIGRLPADNSSALNSPNPARAPPRNFTMPGPGPGIGEREKSNPSRPPSVAGSYGKTNDHELDSSGGRPPLHALKDFINKEPPRPGQSPTQSPSPGSQQSLSPANTDENFSYRPGAKPNSGQQQQQQQQQQQYKLQPPPGGRPNAPNPSSAVSPGGGRAEGDKVTFQIPNGGGGGGGGGGREGSQEWNSRSRPPQQHSMLRTGPKSLAPDHKGDNDSGVDEYTQEKDRPNALASPASPLKSPSKIPGLARRPENISSESRSRSTSKQRANAKTPETPSDQPLIKKVPMNKIQVGGAPSPNLKVVKSKIGSLENASHKPGGGNVKIETKKIDIKAAPRIEAKNDAYIPKGGDKKIISTKLQWNAKPKIGSLDNASHKPGGGDKRIESIKTDFKERAKPKIGSKDNITYKPGGGDVKIVHQKLDIKAESKIGSLDNLKHKPGGGDKKIFDDKEYLKNIEHPITPSPSSQVKSGAGSAENLLE, from the exons ATGGACGTGCGTACGGTAAGCTTCGTGTCGGGTGGAGTTGAGCAGGCGATGGAGTTAAGCACgctgcagcatcagcagcagcagccgtctAAGCAGGCTGGTGGTGCGGGTGTGCGTGCCGAACGC AGTATCTCCGGTACCGAAAGCACAAAGCCAGTACCGACAGTACTCGGTGGACCGAACCTCTTTGCACCTTCCGCCGTTAGCTCACAGCTTCAGCGTCCACAGCCTACGGTGTTAGCGGCATCACCAGCGCCACAACCATCACTCGCTCCTGTCGTACCTTCTTCTGTTGTTACTGCGCCTCCGGCCCGTCCATCTCAACCTCCGACGACTCGCTTTGCTCCAGAACCACGTGCCGAGGTTAAGTTTGTCCCTTCTGTCCCGCTCAAGACACCGCCGGTACGTCCTTTGctgccacagcagcagcaacatccgCATCAACGTGACACTGGTCCGGCCCTGTTTCCGGCCCCAATTTCCCATCGGCCACCACCCATCGCTCACCAACAAGCTCCCTTTGCAATGGATCCATCACGGCCCAATCCTGGCATGCCGCCGGGGCCACAAATGATGCGACCACCCGGTAACGTTGGTCCGCCAAGGACGGGAACACCGACACAACCACAGCCACCGCGCCCGGGCGGTATGTATCCTCAGCCTCCAGGCGTACCGATGCCTATGCGGCCACAAATGCCACCCGGTGCAGTTCCCGGTATGCAGCCTGGAATGCAGCCCCGACCACCGTCCGCACAGGGCATGCAGCGACCACCCATGATGGGCCAGCCACCGCCCATCCGTCCGCCCAACCCAATGGGTGGACCGAGACCTCAAATTTCGCCCCAAAACTCAAACCTTGGCGGTGGCATGCCGCCGGGAATGGTAGGACCGCCTCGTCCCCCCATGCCAATGCAGGGTGGAGCACCTGGTGGTCCTCCGCAGGGCATGCGACCCAACTTCTACAACCGTCCGATGGGTGACCCTCAGACAAGCAGACCGCCCTCAGGTAACGACAACATGGGCGGAGGTCCTCCACCATCATCCGCCACTCCAtcggttgatgatgatgaagatgtgGTCATTGGAAGACTCCCAGCAGACAACTCGTCCGCCCTCAACAGTCCCAATCCGGCGAGAGCTCCGCCGCGCAACTTCACCATGCCCGGACCGGGTCCGGGCATTGGCGAGAGGGAAAAATCCAACCCCTCCAGACCACCGTCCGTGGCTGGCAGCTACGGTAAAACGAACGACCACGAGCTGGACAGTTCCGGTGGGCGACCACCGCTGCACGCGCTGAAGGACTTTATCAACAAAGAACCGCCCCGTCCAGGGCAGTCGCCCACCCAATCACCTTCCCCTGGCAGCCAGCAGTCGCTATCACCGGCAAACACGGACGAAAACTTTAGCTACCGGCCAGGAGCGAAGCCAAACTCTggccagcaacaacaacaacagcagcagcaacagcaatacAAACTGCAACCTCCACCTGGAGGTCGACCGAACGCACCGAACCCATCATCGGCCGTTAGCCCCGGTGGAGGACGTGCCGAGGGTGATAAAGTTACCTTCCAGATTCCaaacggcggtggtggtggtggtggtggcggtggtagAGAGGGATCACAGGAGTGGAACTCGCGATCCAGACCTCCACAGCAGCACAGCATGCTCCGGACTGGACCGAAATCGCTAGCGCCCGATCACA AAGGTGACAACGATAGCGGCGTTGACGAGTACACTCAGGAAAAG GATCGTCCCAATGCGCTAGCATCGCCAGCGTCACCACTGAAGTCGCCGAGCAAGATACCGGGACTAGCCAGAAGGCCGGAAAACATTTCGTCCGAAAGCCGATCGCGGAGCACCTCGAAGCAGCGCGCCAACGCGAAAACACCGGAAACGCCCTCCGACCAGCCGCTAATCAAAA AAGTACCAATGAACAAAATACAGGTCGGTGGGGCACCATCTCCGAATCTGAAGGTCGTGAAGTCAAAGATCGGCTCGCTGGAAAATGCCAGCCACAAGCCGGGCGGTGGCAATGTGAAGATTGAAACGAAGAAGATCGACATCAAGGCGGCCCCACGAATCGAAGCGAAGAATGATGCGTACATACCGAAAGGTGGCGACAAGAAG ATCATCAGCACAAAGCTGCAGTGGAATGCAAAGCCCAAGATCGGGTCGCTGGATAATGCCAGCCACAAACCGGGCGGCGGGGACAAGCGCATCGAGTCGATCAAGACGGACTTTAAGGAGCGGGCAAAACCGAAAATCGGTTCCAAGGATAACATCACGTACAAACCCGGCGGTGGTGACGTGAAG ATCGTACACCAGAAGCTAGACATCAAGGCGGAAAGTAAGATCGGCTCACTGGACAACCTCAAACACAAGCCGGGCGGTGGCGATAAGAAGATCTTCGACGACAAGGAGTATCTGAAGAACATTGAGCATCCGATCACGCCCAGTCCTTCCTCGCAGGTAAAGTCAGGCGCTGGGTCGGCGGAAAACTTGCTAGAGTAA
- the LOC120947860 gene encoding basic proline-rich protein isoform X2, translating into MDVRTVSFVSGGVEQAMELSTLQHQQQQPSKQAGGAGVRAERSISGTESTKPVPTVLGGPNLFAPSAVSSQLQRPQPTVLAASPAPQPSLAPVVPSSVVTAPPARPSQPPTTRFAPEPRAEVKFVPSVPLKTPPVRPLLPQQQQHPHQRDTGPALFPAPISHRPPPIAHQQAPFAMDPSRPNPGMPPGPQMMRPPGNVGPPRTGTPTQPQPPRPGGMYPQPPGVPMPMRPQMPPGAVPGMQPGMQPRPPSAQGMQRPPMMGQPPPIRPPNPMGGPRPQISPQNSNLGGGMPPGMVGPPRPPMPMQGGAPGGPPQGMRPNFYNRPMGDPQTSRPPSGNDNMGGGPPPSSATPSVDDDEDVVIGRLPADNSSALNSPNPARAPPRNFTMPGPGPGIGEREKSNPSRPPSVAGSYGKTNDHELDSSGGRPPLHALKDFINKEPPRPGQSPTQSPSPGSQQSLSPANTDENFSYRPGAKPNSGQQQQQQQQQQQYKLQPPPGGRPNAPNPSSAVSPGGGRAEGDKVTFQIPNGGGGGGGGGGREGSQEWNSRSRPPQQHSMLRTGPKSLAPDHSDNDSGVDEYTQEKDRPNALASPASPLKSPSKIPGLARRPENISSESRSRSTSKQRANAKTPETPSDQPLIKKVPMNKIQVGGAPSPNLKVVKSKIGSLENASHKPGGGNVKIETKKIDIKAAPRIEAKNDAYIPKGGDKKIISTKLQWNAKPKIGSLDNASHKPGGGDKRIESIKTDFKERAKPKIGSKDNITYKPGGGDVKIVHQKLDIKAESKIGSLDNLKHKPGGGDKKIFDDKEYLKNIEHPITPSPSSQFKRSSSMRRMTASVSGADLCRSIDYEPVRVPPLATASLTASLSIPAECIVLSVADEPSPERKVQKLEPTEAPCYIRKDGRAIHPKPFRTY; encoded by the exons ATGGACGTGCGTACGGTAAGCTTCGTGTCGGGTGGAGTTGAGCAGGCGATGGAGTTAAGCACgctgcagcatcagcagcagcagccgtctAAGCAGGCTGGTGGTGCGGGTGTGCGTGCCGAACGC AGTATCTCCGGTACCGAAAGCACAAAGCCAGTACCGACAGTACTCGGTGGACCGAACCTCTTTGCACCTTCCGCCGTTAGCTCACAGCTTCAGCGTCCACAGCCTACGGTGTTAGCGGCATCACCAGCGCCACAACCATCACTCGCTCCTGTCGTACCTTCTTCTGTTGTTACTGCGCCTCCGGCCCGTCCATCTCAACCTCCGACGACTCGCTTTGCTCCAGAACCACGTGCCGAGGTTAAGTTTGTCCCTTCTGTCCCGCTCAAGACACCGCCGGTACGTCCTTTGctgccacagcagcagcaacatccgCATCAACGTGACACTGGTCCGGCCCTGTTTCCGGCCCCAATTTCCCATCGGCCACCACCCATCGCTCACCAACAAGCTCCCTTTGCAATGGATCCATCACGGCCCAATCCTGGCATGCCGCCGGGGCCACAAATGATGCGACCACCCGGTAACGTTGGTCCGCCAAGGACGGGAACACCGACACAACCACAGCCACCGCGCCCGGGCGGTATGTATCCTCAGCCTCCAGGCGTACCGATGCCTATGCGGCCACAAATGCCACCCGGTGCAGTTCCCGGTATGCAGCCTGGAATGCAGCCCCGACCACCGTCCGCACAGGGCATGCAGCGACCACCCATGATGGGCCAGCCACCGCCCATCCGTCCGCCCAACCCAATGGGTGGACCGAGACCTCAAATTTCGCCCCAAAACTCAAACCTTGGCGGTGGCATGCCGCCGGGAATGGTAGGACCGCCTCGTCCCCCCATGCCAATGCAGGGTGGAGCACCTGGTGGTCCTCCGCAGGGCATGCGACCCAACTTCTACAACCGTCCGATGGGTGACCCTCAGACAAGCAGACCGCCCTCAGGTAACGACAACATGGGCGGAGGTCCTCCACCATCATCCGCCACTCCAtcggttgatgatgatgaagatgtgGTCATTGGAAGACTCCCAGCAGACAACTCGTCCGCCCTCAACAGTCCCAATCCGGCGAGAGCTCCGCCGCGCAACTTCACCATGCCCGGACCGGGTCCGGGCATTGGCGAGAGGGAAAAATCCAACCCCTCCAGACCACCGTCCGTGGCTGGCAGCTACGGTAAAACGAACGACCACGAGCTGGACAGTTCCGGTGGGCGACCACCGCTGCACGCGCTGAAGGACTTTATCAACAAAGAACCGCCCCGTCCAGGGCAGTCGCCCACCCAATCACCTTCCCCTGGCAGCCAGCAGTCGCTATCACCGGCAAACACGGACGAAAACTTTAGCTACCGGCCAGGAGCGAAGCCAAACTCTggccagcaacaacaacaacagcagcagcaacagcaatacAAACTGCAACCTCCACCTGGAGGTCGACCGAACGCACCGAACCCATCATCGGCCGTTAGCCCCGGTGGAGGACGTGCCGAGGGTGATAAAGTTACCTTCCAGATTCCaaacggcggtggtggtggtggtggtggcggtggtagAGAGGGATCACAGGAGTGGAACTCGCGATCCAGACCTCCACAGCAGCACAGCATGCTCCGGACTGGACCGAAATCGCTAGCGCCCGATCACA GTGACAACGATAGCGGCGTTGACGAGTACACTCAGGAAAAG GATCGTCCCAATGCGCTAGCATCGCCAGCGTCACCACTGAAGTCGCCGAGCAAGATACCGGGACTAGCCAGAAGGCCGGAAAACATTTCGTCCGAAAGCCGATCGCGGAGCACCTCGAAGCAGCGCGCCAACGCGAAAACACCGGAAACGCCCTCCGACCAGCCGCTAATCAAAA AAGTACCAATGAACAAAATACAGGTCGGTGGGGCACCATCTCCGAATCTGAAGGTCGTGAAGTCAAAGATCGGCTCGCTGGAAAATGCCAGCCACAAGCCGGGCGGTGGCAATGTGAAGATTGAAACGAAGAAGATCGACATCAAGGCGGCCCCACGAATCGAAGCGAAGAATGATGCGTACATACCGAAAGGTGGCGACAAGAAG ATCATCAGCACAAAGCTGCAGTGGAATGCAAAGCCCAAGATCGGGTCGCTGGATAATGCCAGCCACAAACCGGGCGGCGGGGACAAGCGCATCGAGTCGATCAAGACGGACTTTAAGGAGCGGGCAAAACCGAAAATCGGTTCCAAGGATAACATCACGTACAAACCCGGCGGTGGTGACGTGAAG ATCGTACACCAGAAGCTAGACATCAAGGCGGAAAGTAAGATCGGCTCACTGGACAACCTCAAACACAAGCCGGGCGGTGGCGATAAGAAGATCTTCGACGACAAGGAGTATCTGAAGAACATTGAGCATCCGATCACGCCCAGTCCTTCCTCGCAG TTTAAGCGTTCCTCGTCGATGCGCCGCATGACGGCCAGCGTGTCGGGGGCGGACCTGTGTCGCAGCATCGACTACGAGCCGGTGCGGGTGCCACCGCTCGCTACCGCTTCCCTCACCGCTTCCCTCTCCATCCCCGCGGAGTGTATCGTGCTGTCCGTGGCGGATGAGCCGAGTCCGGAGCGCAAGGTGCAGAAGCTAGAACCGACCGAAGCACCGTGCTACATACGCAAGGATGGCCGCGCCATACACCCGAAACCGTTCCGAACGTACTAG